A window from Kovacikia minuta CCNUW1 encodes these proteins:
- a CDS encoding Tab2/Atab2 family RNA-binding protein, whose protein sequence is MPTIWELDFYSRPLIDEQGKKVWEILVCESPLSVDRQPDSLFRYAEFCPSNEVNSVRLKTAIEKAISQSGQSPSKIRFFRLAMKNMITKACEELGISASLSRHTIALNQWMQQRLKEVYPQEPGFQPGTTPTVSFAETNPQALPDALLGQKWAFVTLTAEALKDMNEWAIDFGEAFPLSLVGVKPETLIPGLVIFSSRAVPMAAWMSGLELACLKVEEGSPTRLLLETGVGDRWTIANLADTKLLAEAKNFEANKQQAQGVHFLAIQANPETEAFAGFWLLQEDKLA, encoded by the coding sequence ATGCCAACAATCTGGGAATTAGACTTCTACTCGCGCCCGCTTATAGATGAGCAGGGAAAAAAAGTTTGGGAAATTCTGGTTTGCGAGAGTCCACTGAGTGTCGATCGGCAGCCGGATTCTTTGTTTCGCTATGCGGAGTTTTGTCCCAGTAACGAGGTAAATTCGGTTCGACTGAAAACAGCGATCGAGAAAGCAATCTCCCAGTCGGGGCAATCTCCCAGTAAGATTCGCTTTTTCAGGCTGGCAATGAAAAATATGATTACCAAAGCCTGCGAAGAGTTGGGAATTTCTGCAAGCCTGAGCCGTCACACGATCGCCCTCAATCAGTGGATGCAGCAACGCCTGAAGGAGGTTTATCCTCAGGAACCGGGTTTTCAACCGGGCACGACTCCCACGGTCAGCTTTGCTGAAACCAATCCACAGGCTTTACCCGATGCGCTTTTGGGGCAAAAATGGGCATTTGTGACCCTGACAGCAGAGGCACTTAAGGACATGAACGAGTGGGCGATCGACTTTGGTGAGGCGTTTCCCCTTAGTTTGGTGGGTGTTAAACCGGAAACCCTGATTCCCGGTCTGGTCATCTTCTCCTCGCGGGCAGTGCCGATGGCAGCCTGGATGTCGGGGTTAGAACTGGCATGCCTGAAAGTAGAGGAGGGTTCCCCGACTCGGTTATTACTGGAAACAGGGGTGGGCGATCGCTGGACAATTGCCAATCTGGCTGACACTAAACTTCTGGCAGAAGCAAAGAATTTTGAGGCGAACAAACAACAGGCACAGGGGGTTCACTTCCTGGCAATTCAAGCCAACCCGGAAACAGAAGCCTTTGCCGGATTTTGGTTACTGCAAGAGGACAAATTAGCGTAA
- a CDS encoding TldD/PmbA family protein, which translates to MHSDEFHQETLAEQLLDLAARSGAEAAEVFQSRSLSRPVFFEANRLKQLESAQAEGTALRLWQNGRPGLVVAYGPAEPQVLVERAIALSQLNEPEPIELAATTKQIYPDLGEAVSVDQLVEWGKTAIALVREVNPDLLCTAEWECEAETTRLINSNGLDCGYTDTTLSCYLSAEWVRGDDFLSVSDGQTQRGSLNPVTLVSQILQRLAWAQDNTQPTIGRLPILFTAKAADMLWGTVQAALSGKQVIEGASPWSDRLNQQVISEVLTLSQQPNVGPFSCPFDDEGTPTRPITFIDQGILQLFYTDRTTGRALGSGTTGNGFRPGLGSYPTPGLFNFLIQQGTKSLNELITTLDEGLVVDQMLGGGAGISGDFSINVDLGYQVKHGQIIGRVKDTMVSGNVYTALKQIIELGSDAEWNGSCYTPSLIVGGLSITGRS; encoded by the coding sequence ATGCATTCCGACGAGTTTCACCAAGAAACCCTGGCAGAACAATTGTTAGACCTCGCTGCCAGGTCAGGCGCAGAAGCGGCGGAAGTGTTTCAATCGCGTTCGCTGTCTCGTCCAGTTTTTTTTGAAGCCAATCGCCTGAAACAACTGGAGAGTGCCCAGGCAGAAGGAACTGCTTTACGGCTCTGGCAGAATGGGCGTCCGGGGTTGGTGGTGGCTTATGGTCCCGCAGAACCCCAGGTATTGGTTGAACGGGCGATCGCTCTGAGCCAGTTAAACGAACCAGAACCGATCGAACTGGCAGCAACCACAAAGCAAATCTATCCAGATTTGGGGGAAGCGGTTTCCGTCGATCAGTTGGTGGAGTGGGGAAAAACGGCGATCGCCCTGGTGCGGGAAGTCAACCCGGATTTACTCTGTACGGCTGAATGGGAATGCGAAGCAGAAACGACCCGTCTGATCAATTCCAATGGCTTAGACTGCGGCTACACTGACACGACCCTGAGTTGCTATCTGTCAGCCGAGTGGGTGCGGGGAGATGATTTTCTCAGCGTTTCCGATGGCCAAACCCAGCGCGGTAGCCTGAACCCCGTAACCCTGGTCAGCCAAATCTTGCAGCGACTGGCGTGGGCACAGGACAATACCCAACCGACCATCGGGCGCTTACCCATTCTGTTTACCGCTAAGGCAGCCGATATGCTCTGGGGCACCGTACAGGCAGCCCTAAGCGGCAAGCAGGTGATTGAGGGCGCTTCTCCCTGGAGCGATCGGCTAAATCAGCAGGTCATCTCCGAAGTCCTTACCCTTTCCCAACAGCCCAATGTGGGACCATTTAGCTGCCCTTTTGATGACGAAGGCACGCCCACCCGTCCAATTACATTCATCGATCAAGGAATTCTGCAACTTTTCTATACCGATCGCACCACGGGGCGTGCGCTGGGCAGTGGCACCACAGGTAATGGCTTTCGACCTGGCTTGGGCAGTTATCCCACCCCTGGTTTGTTTAATTTTTTGATTCAACAAGGGACAAAATCCCTGAATGAACTGATCACGACCCTCGACGAAGGACTGGTGGTAGACCAGATGTTGGGGGGTGGGGCGGGGATTTCCGGCGACTTCTCCATTAACGTTGACCTGGGCTATCAGGTCAAACATGGGCAGATTATTGGTCGAGTTAAAGACACAATGGTTTCTGGGAATGTCTATACTGCCCTCAAACAAATCATTGAACTGGGCAGTGATGCCGAATGGAATGGTTCCTGCTATACCCCTTCTTTGATTGTGGGCGGGTTATCGATCACAGGACGCAGCTAA
- a CDS encoding PRC-barrel domain-containing protein: MTTQPTVIRQSELLNQLVLNRDTMEELGRIDILWMYAPANRVLGFVSKSGFLGGKKLAFKLTQISALGANGVLTHDKPEETNAEKVSKLETLIHCEVWSDSGEKVGKIIDYIFNLKTGEISKYLFVSSGLGGVTGEVYELAPTQILSLGRRRVLVPNYAINSFAIYREGIKQKLTKAGEFLKEEKTQVTEELKTLSKRAQEGTEQAKGRFFNLTGQLRARAHSLAEQAKETIQTLNEQLQEEAQILAEQARERSQTLAEQVREQSQNLSEQVEDGIQTLTVQAREILDPDEEEVWEPPSELKTDADPEDFFDALFREERAEEDVGTGGQRDAEKKAEGRFQRELRERSDEQRSVERGQRAEDSTQPSDPIQNSKFGSADSPAANIQNSSSHPTVHSAPPTSYPTEPVAIADDPLDPWMTPPNSSAERSNPAEAIAKDSFESPWEANENPDPGPSSEPIYPSEPIAKSPPIEEDDEPWV, translated from the coding sequence ATGACCACTCAACCAACGGTAATTAGACAGAGTGAGTTGCTCAACCAGTTAGTGCTCAATCGGGACACGATGGAAGAATTGGGGCGGATCGACATACTCTGGATGTATGCGCCTGCCAATCGAGTATTAGGCTTTGTTTCTAAATCGGGCTTTTTAGGTGGAAAAAAACTGGCATTCAAGTTAACTCAAATTTCTGCCCTGGGGGCAAATGGGGTTCTGACCCATGACAAACCAGAGGAAACCAATGCCGAAAAAGTCAGTAAGCTTGAAACTCTGATTCACTGCGAAGTTTGGAGTGACTCCGGTGAAAAAGTTGGCAAAATCATCGACTACATTTTCAACCTGAAAACGGGAGAGATTTCTAAGTATCTGTTTGTTTCCAGCGGTCTGGGTGGGGTAACAGGGGAAGTTTACGAATTGGCACCAACGCAAATCCTCAGTCTCGGACGCAGGCGAGTTTTGGTTCCCAACTATGCCATCAACAGTTTTGCCATTTATCGGGAAGGGATTAAGCAGAAACTAACGAAAGCCGGAGAGTTTCTCAAGGAAGAGAAAACCCAGGTAACGGAGGAACTGAAGACCCTCTCAAAACGTGCTCAAGAAGGGACTGAACAGGCAAAAGGGCGATTTTTTAACCTGACTGGGCAACTGAGGGCACGTGCCCACTCCCTGGCAGAACAGGCAAAAGAAACCATTCAAACGTTGAATGAACAACTTCAGGAAGAAGCCCAAATTCTCGCAGAACAGGCGCGGGAGCGGAGTCAAACTCTAGCAGAACAGGTGCGAGAGCAAAGCCAGAACCTCAGCGAGCAAGTGGAAGATGGGATTCAGACCCTCACGGTGCAAGCGCGGGAAATTCTTGACCCGGACGAGGAGGAAGTATGGGAACCCCCCTCAGAACTGAAGACGGATGCAGACCCGGAAGATTTTTTTGATGCGCTGTTTCGGGAAGAGAGGGCAGAAGAGGACGTGGGGACAGGGGGACAGAGGGACGCGGAGAAAAAGGCAGAAGGCAGATTTCAGCGTGAGCTTCGTGAGCGCTCAGACGAACAGCGCTCAGTCGAACGAGGGCAGAGGGCAGAAGATAGCACTCAACCCTCAGACCCAATTCAAAATTCAAAATTCGGTTCGGCTGACTCACCAGCAGCCAACATTCAAAATTCTTCCTCCCACCCCACAGTGCACAGTGCACCCCCCACCTCCTATCCCACTGAACCTGTGGCGATCGCAGACGATCCGCTAGACCCGTGGATGACTCCACCCAATAGTTCGGCTGAACGATCGAACCCAGCAGAAGCGATCGCAAAGGATTCCTTCGAGTCCCCCTGGGAAGCCAATGAAAACCCTGATCCAGGTCCCTCTTCAGAACCAATTTATCCTTCTGAACCTATAGCGAAATCACCTCCCATCGAAGAGGATGATGAGCCGTGGGTGTGA
- the kefF gene encoding glutathione-regulated potassium-efflux system oxidoreductase KefF gives MGSPNQILILFAHPALEKSRVNRRLIQAVQGLDAVMVRDLYEEYPDFNIRVKVEQDLLLAHDIIVFHHPFYWYSCPAILKEWQDLVLEYGFAYGHEGIALRGKKFLSAITTGGGETAYCRQGSNVYTIRELLVPFEQTARLCGMDYLPPFVVFGTHKLREQSEIAKHVEDYQTVITALRDDRIHWDQLPQFKVLNSNLDRAIRKAEVSHHA, from the coding sequence ATGGGCAGTCCTAACCAAATATTGATTCTGTTTGCTCACCCCGCACTGGAAAAATCACGGGTGAACCGACGACTAATCCAGGCGGTGCAGGGGTTAGACGCCGTTATGGTGCGTGATCTTTATGAGGAATACCCTGACTTTAATATCCGGGTGAAAGTAGAGCAGGATCTCCTACTTGCCCACGACATTATTGTGTTCCACCATCCCTTTTACTGGTACAGTTGCCCCGCCATCCTCAAGGAATGGCAGGATTTGGTGCTGGAGTATGGGTTTGCCTACGGTCATGAGGGCATTGCCTTACGGGGTAAGAAGTTCCTTTCTGCAATTACAACGGGCGGCGGTGAGACTGCCTATTGCCGTCAGGGTTCGAATGTGTACACCATTCGGGAACTACTGGTGCCTTTTGAGCAAACGGCGCGGCTCTGTGGCATGGATTATTTACCCCCCTTTGTGGTGTTTGGAACACACAAGCTCCGGGAGCAAAGTGAGATTGCCAAACATGTGGAGGACTACCAGACTGTGATTACTGCCCTGCGGGACGATCGCATTCATTGGGATCAACTTCCCCAATTTAAGGTACTGAACTCCAATTTAGATCGGGCAATTCGGAAGGCAGAGGTGTCCCACCATGCATAG
- a CDS encoding DUF2237 family protein, whose product MPAFNFPGLKPGDRWCLCALRWKEAQEAGVAPPVVLAATHASTLEYVSLDELKQHAFEN is encoded by the coding sequence GTGCCTGCATTCAATTTCCCAGGACTGAAACCGGGCGATCGGTGGTGCTTGTGTGCCTTGCGCTGGAAAGAAGCCCAGGAAGCAGGCGTTGCCCCTCCCGTCGTGCTAGCAGCAACCCATGCTTCAACGCTGGAATACGTTTCCTTGGATGAACTCAAGCAACATGCGTTTGAGAATTAA
- a CDS encoding caspase, EACC1-associated type: MAKVALLIGVSEYESGLNPLPAAVKDIEAMQRVLQHPDIGGFALSDIKMLRNPDHQEMEEAIQALFDDRHRDDLVLFFFSGHGIKDSFGKFFLSSRKTRKTSKGELLRPTATSASFIQENIKNSRSRRQVIILDCCFSGAFAEGMSAKDDGSVDIRSQLGSEGGAVLTSSSSIEYSFEQQDSELSVYTRYLVEGLETGDADQDRDGFIAIDELHEYAKRRVREVAPQMKPEIYALKEGYHIRLARVPPNDPFLRYRREIERLAYLREITFARRTIIEQVQEWLSVPLQDNVQIPSARRKMLDAFRQRLGLSPEIAAQIESEALEPYRQLYKKIESYEQELIKEMRREKPLKDFTRRRLRELQHELRISDELATEVEQRVSQRIGLSPYLSLQTFRQLIDFRNPSLLKIVLVAVLSIGASVSLVKLFQNGQLRNDPGAILFPESPLTEDPAVPSPQPSNNPIDVKTPSVFSTSPGISVGDDTHFQKGRELYEMGVKSSNNRDHNNAQKYYQAAIEEFTQAVDARQTNSQSEDERLYVYRGHAFYASGNKELAFQDYSKAIEINPDDEVWLAHAYEGRGDTRLDLYNDRRGAIEDYQKALSKYVSQNTLNQDSTKYINNVKRKLGRFKE; the protein is encoded by the coding sequence ATGGCAAAGGTTGCACTACTGATTGGGGTGAGTGAATACGAATCTGGGTTAAATCCTTTGCCTGCGGCGGTCAAGGACATTGAAGCGATGCAACGAGTTTTGCAACATCCAGACATCGGCGGTTTTGCCCTGTCAGATATCAAGATGCTAAGAAATCCCGATCACCAGGAAATGGAAGAGGCAATCCAGGCGTTATTTGACGATCGCCACCGGGATGATCTGGTGCTATTTTTCTTCTCTGGACACGGTATTAAGGATAGTTTTGGCAAGTTCTTTTTATCCAGTCGTAAAACTCGCAAAACTTCAAAGGGAGAATTGCTGCGCCCAACGGCAACATCCGCCAGTTTCATCCAGGAAAATATCAAAAACAGTCGCTCCAGAAGGCAAGTCATTATTCTTGACTGCTGTTTTAGTGGTGCTTTTGCTGAGGGAATGTCCGCCAAGGATGATGGTTCTGTAGACATCAGATCTCAATTGGGAAGCGAAGGGGGAGCGGTACTCACGTCTTCATCTTCGATCGAATATTCCTTTGAGCAGCAGGACTCAGAATTGTCCGTCTATACCCGTTACCTTGTAGAAGGTTTGGAAACGGGCGATGCAGACCAAGACCGTGACGGCTTCATTGCGATCGATGAATTGCATGAATATGCTAAACGCAGGGTTCGAGAAGTTGCCCCTCAGATGAAGCCTGAAATTTATGCGCTGAAAGAGGGCTACCATATCAGACTGGCAAGGGTGCCACCAAACGATCCATTCCTGCGCTACCGCCGAGAAATCGAACGATTAGCCTATCTGCGTGAGATTACTTTTGCCCGTCGAACCATTATTGAGCAAGTTCAGGAATGGCTCAGTGTCCCCCTGCAAGACAATGTTCAAATACCTTCCGCACGACGCAAAATGTTGGATGCATTTCGTCAGCGGTTAGGGCTTTCTCCAGAAATTGCTGCCCAAATAGAATCGGAAGCGCTTGAACCTTATCGTCAGCTTTACAAAAAAATTGAAAGTTATGAGCAAGAACTAATCAAGGAAATGAGGCGAGAAAAACCGTTAAAGGATTTTACTCGTAGAAGATTAAGAGAGTTACAACATGAGTTGCGAATTTCAGATGAACTTGCTACTGAGGTCGAGCAGCGTGTCTCACAACGAATTGGACTCTCCCCCTACTTAAGTTTGCAAACTTTTCGACAGTTAATAGATTTCAGAAATCCATCTTTACTAAAGATTGTGTTAGTTGCTGTTTTATCGATCGGAGCTTCCGTTTCTTTAGTAAAACTTTTTCAAAATGGACAGCTGAGAAATGATCCCGGAGCCATTTTATTTCCAGAATCTCCATTAACTGAAGATCCTGCTGTACCCTCTCCGCAACCTAGCAATAATCCAATTGATGTTAAAACCCCTTCAGTTTTCTCTACATCTCCTGGTATTTCAGTAGGAGACGATACTCATTTTCAGAAAGGAAGAGAGCTTTATGAGATGGGTGTAAAAAGCTCAAATAATAGAGATCACAACAATGCTCAGAAATATTATCAAGCTGCAATCGAAGAATTTACCCAAGCAGTTGATGCAAGGCAGACCAATTCTCAATCTGAAGATGAAAGGCTGTACGTTTATCGAGGTCATGCCTTCTATGCTTCAGGTAACAAAGAACTTGCTTTCCAAGATTACAGCAAAGCGATCGAAATTAATCCAGATGATGAAGTCTGGTTAGCGCATGCTTACGAAGGTAGGGGAGATACTCGTCTTGATCTTTATAACGATAGGCGAGGAGCGATTGAAGACTATCAGAAAGCCCTCAGTAAATACGTTAGTCAAAATACCCTTAATCAGGATTCGACAAAATATATAAATAACGTAAAGAGGAAGCTTGGAAGATTTAAGGAATAA
- a CDS encoding hybrid sensor histidine kinase/response regulator encodes MQEALILVVDDTPANLEVISEALADAGFEVAIAIDGESALKQVQYSQPDLILLDVMMPGISGFETCKRLKNDPVSRDIPIIFMTAVSDPDNKVKGLSLGAVDYITKPFQEAEVLVRIKTHLQLRNLTKNLEQQVEARTRELSQALQELQISHVRLVQQEKMSALGQLVAGIAHEVNNPIGCMVGNLNYTESYFKDLVHHLALYQKYFPEPGKEIVENADLIDLDYLLADLPKVIASMQQSTERICHISHSLRVFSRSDSDRKTPFNIHDGIDSTILILKHRLKAGDNHAAIEVIRDYGNLPLIECFAGQLNQVFMNLLANAIEALEEASGVRCQMVSVGSQSANSCNGMGFNPQPPTITIRTEALTDQVVIRFSDNGVGMSEEVKQRAFDHLFTTKPVGQGTGLGLAIVREIIADKHHGTIAVHSTPGQGTEFIITLPIKG; translated from the coding sequence ATGCAAGAAGCATTAATTTTAGTTGTTGATGACACCCCTGCAAACCTGGAAGTTATTTCTGAGGCATTGGCTGATGCGGGTTTTGAAGTTGCGATCGCGATCGATGGCGAGAGTGCTCTTAAACAGGTGCAGTATAGCCAGCCTGACCTGATCCTATTGGATGTGATGATGCCTGGAATCAGTGGGTTTGAAACCTGTAAACGGTTGAAAAACGATCCGGTCAGCCGTGACATTCCCATAATTTTTATGACGGCGGTTTCCGATCCAGACAATAAGGTAAAAGGTTTGAGCTTAGGAGCAGTTGATTACATCACAAAACCGTTTCAAGAGGCGGAAGTGCTCGTTCGGATCAAAACCCACCTGCAACTGCGGAACCTGACAAAAAATTTGGAACAGCAAGTGGAAGCAAGAACCAGGGAGCTTTCGCAGGCACTTCAGGAACTGCAAATTTCTCACGTGCGGTTGGTGCAGCAGGAAAAAATGTCAGCTTTAGGGCAACTTGTCGCAGGCATTGCCCATGAGGTGAATAATCCCATTGGTTGTATGGTCGGAAATTTGAATTACACCGAGAGTTACTTCAAAGATTTAGTTCATCATCTAGCGCTTTACCAAAAATACTTTCCTGAACCAGGGAAAGAAATTGTAGAGAATGCGGATCTGATTGATTTAGATTACTTGTTAGCAGATTTGCCAAAGGTGATTGCCTCAATGCAGCAAAGCACCGAGCGAATCTGCCATATCAGCCATTCGCTGCGAGTTTTTTCCCGTTCAGATAGCGATCGCAAAACTCCTTTTAATATTCACGATGGCATTGACAGTACAATTTTGATTCTCAAACATCGTTTGAAAGCAGGAGATAATCATGCCGCCATTGAAGTAATTAGAGATTATGGCAATCTACCACTGATCGAGTGTTTTGCAGGGCAACTCAATCAGGTATTTATGAATTTGTTAGCCAATGCGATCGAGGCTTTAGAAGAAGCGTCGGGTGTCAGGTGTCAGATGGTGAGTGTTGGAAGCCAAAGCGCAAACTCCTGCAATGGGATGGGTTTTAACCCCCAACCCCCAACAATCACCATTCGGACTGAAGCTTTGACCGACCAGGTTGTCATTCGGTTTTCTGATAATGGTGTGGGAATGTCTGAAGAGGTCAAACAGCGAGCATTTGACCATCTGTTTACAACCAAACCTGTGGGACAGGGAACGGGTTTGGGTTTGGCAATCGTCCGCGAAATTATTGCAGACAAACACCACGGCACGATCGCAGTCCATTCCACTCCGGGGCAAGGAACTGAGTTTATCATTACCCTTCCCATCAAGGGATAA
- a CDS encoding DUF2237 family protein produces the protein MLRIFQLGLNIYRFIQGATMTDASNVLGGKLETCCTSPMTGFYRDGKCNTGAGDMGAHVVCAHLTEEFLEFTRSLGE, from the coding sequence ATGCTCCGTATCTTTCAATTGGGTCTAAATATCTATCGTTTTATCCAAGGGGCAACCATGACAGACGCAAGTAACGTTTTGGGTGGGAAGTTGGAGACTTGCTGTACGTCTCCGATGACCGGATTTTATCGAGACGGCAAATGTAACACGGGGGCAGGCGACATGGGAGCCCATGTGGTTTGTGCCCACCTGACCGAGGAATTTTTAGAATTTACCCGATCGCTGGGCGAATGA
- a CDS encoding S1 RNA-binding domain-containing protein, giving the protein MESKTSRTGSADASFSMDDFAQALEQYNYEFQKGQIISGRVVSYESDGAYVDIGAKSLAFLPVFEASLRGVTDLSAILPPNEEREFLIVREQDADGQVTLSLRQLEIKQLWDDLAEMQDSSQTLQVRVTGMNKGGVTVDVRGLRGFIPRSHLVERDNLESLKGTTLTTSILELDQSRNKLVLSNRLATRSAVFSQLEVGQLVEGTVASIKPFGVFVELDGTSGLLHINQISQNYVESAPCSIPGWSADQSHDCQYRRREGQNLALHQGSRKFSGRNAGKESRCDGRGRVA; this is encoded by the coding sequence ATGGAATCGAAAACAAGCCGTACTGGTTCAGCCGACGCGTCCTTTTCAATGGATGACTTTGCCCAAGCCCTGGAGCAATATAACTACGAGTTTCAGAAGGGGCAAATCATTTCCGGGCGCGTCGTCAGTTATGAGAGCGACGGTGCCTATGTTGATATTGGAGCGAAGTCTCTGGCTTTTCTACCCGTATTTGAGGCAAGTTTGCGGGGGGTAACGGATTTATCTGCGATTCTGCCGCCCAACGAAGAGCGGGAGTTTCTAATTGTGCGAGAGCAGGATGCAGATGGGCAGGTGACGCTTTCTCTACGGCAATTAGAAATTAAGCAGCTTTGGGACGACCTGGCAGAAATGCAGGACAGTAGCCAGACCTTGCAGGTGCGCGTCACAGGGATGAACAAGGGCGGAGTAACTGTGGATGTGCGAGGGCTGCGGGGGTTTATTCCCCGATCGCATCTGGTCGAACGAGACAATCTGGAATCTCTCAAAGGCACAACCTTGACCACCAGCATCCTGGAACTGGATCAAAGCCGCAACAAGCTGGTTCTTTCTAACCGTCTGGCAACCCGATCGGCAGTCTTCAGCCAGTTAGAAGTGGGGCAACTGGTGGAAGGCACCGTCGCCAGCATTAAACCCTTTGGTGTCTTTGTTGAACTGGATGGAACGTCCGGTTTGCTCCACATCAACCAGATCAGCCAGAACTATGTAGAGTCTGCTCCCTGCTCTATTCCAGGTTGGTCAGCCGATCAAAGCCATGATTGCCAATATCGACGAAGGGAGGGGCAGAATCTCGCTCTCCACCAAGGTTCTCGAAAATTTTCCGGGCGAAATGCTGGAAAAGAAAGCAGATGTGATGGCAGAGGCAGAGTCGCGTAA
- the pdeM gene encoding ligase-associated DNA damage response endonuclease PdeM, with protein sequence MQEIQIFDIKLQLLPEKAIYIESLQSLLVADVHLGKSETFQAKGIPISNQVNQQTLDRLQTLCAQFELKQLLILGDLFHSKFALVDEVLNSWQRFLKTLHADVQLIIGNHDRYLTSSLQSLSIDCTDMIQFERLLLSHEPTPKQNYLNICGHVHPCIRIRTRLDQLRLPCFYFDRDQMLLMLPSFGEFTGGYEVQLKPGSTAYAIADSSIIPFQGSR encoded by the coding sequence ATGCAGGAGATTCAAATTTTTGATATCAAGCTTCAGTTATTACCCGAAAAAGCCATTTATATTGAAAGCCTTCAAAGCCTCCTTGTGGCTGATGTTCACCTGGGAAAATCTGAAACCTTTCAAGCCAAGGGAATTCCGATTTCCAACCAGGTGAATCAGCAAACCCTCGATCGTCTGCAAACGCTTTGTGCCCAATTTGAACTCAAGCAACTGCTCATTCTGGGAGATCTTTTTCACTCAAAATTTGCGCTCGTGGATGAAGTTTTAAACAGTTGGCAACGTTTTTTGAAAACGCTTCATGCGGATGTTCAACTCATTATTGGAAATCACGATCGCTACCTGACTTCATCGCTCCAATCCCTCTCAATTGATTGTACAGATATGATTCAGTTTGAGCGATTATTGCTGAGTCATGAACCTACCCCCAAACAGAACTATCTTAATATCTGTGGCCATGTCCACCCCTGTATTCGCATCAGAACGCGATTAGATCAGTTGCGCCTGCCCTGTTTCTATTTTGATCGAGACCAAATGCTGCTCATGTTGCCTTCCTTTGGCGAATTTACAGGTGGCTACGAAGTGCAACTCAAGCCAGGCTCGACTGCGTATGCGATCGCCGATAGCTCGATCATTCCCTTTCAGGGCAGCCGTTAA
- a CDS encoding EamA family transporter, whose product MKEWMLPTFGAFLCWGLWGFIPKITTRYLDPKSAIVFEVLGGICLAIITLFSLHFQPATHSKGVPLAMLTGMLGFLGAFCFLNAVSRGPVALVATLSALYPVVSVILAILVLGESITVRQGIGIGLAILSMMLVAA is encoded by the coding sequence ATGAAAGAATGGATGCTGCCAACATTTGGCGCTTTTTTGTGTTGGGGTTTATGGGGATTTATCCCCAAAATCACGACCCGGTATCTTGACCCTAAAAGTGCGATCGTTTTTGAAGTGCTGGGAGGCATTTGCCTTGCCATCATCACCCTGTTCTCCCTGCACTTTCAACCCGCAACTCATTCCAAAGGAGTTCCACTGGCAATGCTGACTGGTATGTTAGGGTTCCTGGGTGCTTTCTGCTTTCTCAATGCGGTTTCCAGGGGACCTGTGGCACTGGTTGCAACCCTATCTGCCCTTTATCCAGTTGTCAGCGTCATTCTGGCAATTCTGGTTCTGGGTGAATCCATTACAGTGCGGCAGGGCATCGGGATTGGATTGGCAATCTTATCGATGATGCTGGTAGCGGCGTAA
- a CDS encoding CIA30 family protein yields MTQSTRRQWDAGRFFQTLNYFETIPVISWLQKMVSGSTPPPPPHPQAGVLFDFSQPDRDLSQTWGALDDVVMGGVSASSLQLQEGAAVFTGDVSTANSGGFASVRTRNFEPPLNLWGYSGIELRVKGDGQRYKFLIRDEDTWDSVGYSYSFDTIADEWISVPIPFTQLIPVFRAKTVANARPLNTAQIRSFQVMLSKFEYDGALNPHFKPGTFRLLLGAIATQ; encoded by the coding sequence ATGACTCAATCTACTCGTCGTCAGTGGGATGCAGGTCGGTTCTTCCAGACCTTAAACTACTTTGAGACAATTCCTGTAATTAGCTGGTTACAAAAAATGGTTTCAGGTTCTACCCCTCCACCTCCGCCCCATCCCCAGGCAGGGGTTTTGTTCGACTTTAGTCAACCCGATCGTGATCTCAGCCAAACCTGGGGCGCACTCGATGATGTGGTGATGGGAGGCGTCAGCGCCAGTTCGCTTCAGTTGCAAGAAGGGGCGGCTGTATTTACAGGTGATGTTTCGACTGCCAATTCTGGAGGGTTTGCATCGGTGCGAACCCGCAATTTTGAGCCACCGTTGAACCTGTGGGGCTACTCAGGGATTGAGTTACGGGTGAAAGGAGATGGACAGCGTTACAAGTTTCTTATCCGCGATGAAGATACCTGGGATAGTGTGGGCTATTCCTATTCGTTCGATACGATCGCAGATGAGTGGATCAGTGTACCGATTCCGTTTACCCAACTGATTCCCGTTTTTCGGGCAAAAACCGTAGCCAATGCCCGTCCTTTGAATACAGCCCAAATTCGATCGTTCCAGGTAATGCTCAGCAAATTTGAATACGATGGAGCGCTGAACCCCCATTTCAAACCGGGTACGTTTCGCTTGCTGCTGGGGGCAATTGCAACCCAGTGA